CAGTCGGTCCTATTTGCATTGACCATCTtggctaaaatactctttatctcctgATTTGAGACTTTAACCTGCctacttgtctgaggatgataaggggttgccaccctatgtttcacgccatacttctccatcaatcccgtgaatgctttattgcaaaagtgagacCCACCATCGCTAATTATTGCCCTCGGAGTATCGAAATGAGTGAATATGTTTTTCTTCAAGAACCCCATGACGCTCTTGGCTTCATTATTTGGTAAAGCCACCTCTTCCACCCATTTAGACATATAatccacagcaaccaagatgtactTCATGCCACAAGAGCTCACAAAGGGCCCCATGAAATCAATCCCCCAAACATCGAAGACTTCCACTTCCatcacaaagttcataggcatctcttgcctcctaccaatacTCCCTTGTCTTTGACACTAATCACAAGACCTTACTAATAAATttgcatcatgaaagagagtaggcaCGTAATAACCTCCAACAGAAGAGTCGTGGCACGCCTTCAGAATCTCCATTACCTCACACTCGGGAAAACAATGtcgaatgatgttatcagcgcatgttcTAAACAAGTATGGCTCGTCCCAGTAATACATACGACAATCCCGCAAAAACTTCTTCTTATGGTATGACTTTATATCATCAGGAGTAATGCTCGTCACCAAAAAGTTGGcgatgtctgcataccatggtgCTACCTCAGCTATTACTGCTAAAACCTGCTCATCCGGAAAAGCATCATCAATATCTAGCTCATCtgaaggtctcccagcttcttcaagtcGAGAGAGATGGTCAACAACCTGATTTTCAGTTCCCTTGCGGTCTTTCACCTCGAAATCGAACTCTTGTACAGAAACACCTATCTAATCAACCGCGGCTTAGCTTCCTTTTTCACCATTAGATTTCTCAATACAACATGATCAGTGTAAGCCACAATTTTAGACCCCAACAGATAGGACCGGAATTTCTCAAAAGTAAAGACTATATCAAGCAACTCTTGCtcagtcactgtgtaattcatatGAGCCACATTCAATGTTTTACTAGCATAGTATATAGAGTGCATGATTTTATTATGTCTCTTGCCAAGCACAACACTAATGGCAAAACCGCTCGCATTGCACATCAACTCAAATGACAGAGACCAAttaggagaaacaataataggagcagtggTCAAATGCTCCTTCAATTCATCGAATGCCTTGCGGCACTTCTCGTCAAACTcgaacttagcctttttttcaagaagcttacacaacagattagtaattttggagaaatctttgatgaaacgCCTATAGAAACCAGCATGTTCCAAGAAACTCCGGACACCCttaactgagataggtggaggaagctttgaaatcacatcaatttttgccTGATCGACCTCAATACCCTTTTAAGAGATTTTATGACTGAGAACGATCCCTTCTTTCACCATGAAGTGACAATTTTCCCAATTCAGCACCAGATTAGTCTTCTCACAGTGTTTAAGCACTCGACCCAGATGGTCAAGATagtcatcaaaagaatcaccAACCACAAAGAAATCATCCATAAAGACCTCAAGAAAGTCTTCTACCATatcagaaaagatcgacatcataCACCGCTGAAAGGTCGAAGGGCATCctgctgaaagcgaatgtcccataaggaTAGGTAAATGTCATCTTCTCCTGATCCTCAAGGGCAATGTTGATATGATTGTAGCCAGCATACCCGTCTAGGAAGAAATAGTAAAACCGCTCCGCTAGCCGATCAAAcatctgatcaataaaaggcatagggaagtgatccttgcaagtAGTAGTGTTAAGCTTgagatagtccatgcaaactctccaacctGTCACAGTCCTTATcgaaatcagctcattctttgcattgggcACCAGTGTGATATCGCCCATTTTTTGGAACACATTGAATTGGGCTCACCCATTTATTGTCAGCAATAGGGTAAACCACTCCAGCGTCTAACCACTTGATGATTTATTTCTTTACGACTTCTTGCATGTTTACATTCAGTCCCCTTTGCTGTTCCACACTTGGCTTGCTATCCTTGTCTAACTGGATtttatgctcacagatcccagaaggAATCCTCCAAATGTCTGCTATGGTTTAACCAATAGCAT
The nucleotide sequence above comes from Lycium barbarum isolate Lr01 chromosome 3, ASM1917538v2, whole genome shotgun sequence. Encoded proteins:
- the LOC132630478 gene encoding uncharacterized protein LOC132630478, which codes for MVEDFLEVFMDDFFVVGDSFDDYLDHLGRVLKHCEKTNLAKFEFDEKCRKAFDELKEHLTTAPIIVSPNWSLSFELMCNASGFAISVVLGKRHNKIMHSIYYASKTLNVAHMNYTVTEQELLDIVFTFEKFRSYLLGSKIVAYTDHVIGVSVQEFDFEVKDRKGTENQVVDHLSRLEEAGRPSDELDIDDAFPDEQVLAVIAEVAPWYADIANFLVTSITPDDIKSYHKKKFLRDCRMYYWDEPYLFRTCADNIIRHCFPECECQRQGSIGRRQEMPMNFVMEVEVFDVWGIDFMGPFVSSCGMKYILVAVDYMSKWVEEVALPNNEAKSVMGLVFGKACHLPVELEHKAMWALKRLNMDWEEAYESATLYKERMKHYHDKKILKREFYQGDSILLYNSKLKLLPGKLKSNWSGPFEVVSVSPNRLIELKSRDGTQIFKMNGQRVKQDHEMIDGD